CAATGCCGGGAAAATTACCTAACATTGTTGCTGCAATTCCACCAGCTGATAGCATCGTAGAACCAGGACTTTCGTTAAAATCAGCGTCTTCGAGTGACGGGTTACCACCTTTTATTTCGATGCCACAGTCATCTTCACAGTTGACCGATCGAATTAGCAATAGTCCTACTATTTTGCACGATTCTGATAACGAGGTGTCGAAAGATGATTTCAATCAGGTAATTACTTTGgtttttaatgataataaattagaatcatttaatcctagataaaaattatttattttgaaacgaaattaacgcTTCActttttatatagatttaataATACTTACTAGTTcctaaataatgttataaagtaatttcgTCTTGAAAGACTGatgtgataaaaaatattaaattcaatttttagcTTCCTCTACCTGGAGATGAGGCTGCATCTTCAGTCAACGAGATGACTTTACTTTCCCTTCAAGCAGCTGAATCCAATCAGTCACAACAACAAAACGAGAAACGACAATCGTTGCCATCGTCATTGCCATCTTTAGCGCCTATTCAAGGAATGGAAACGTCGTTGAAAGCTCTGGCAGAAGCTAGCAATATTACTTTAGAAGCTCTAGAAGCTGCTATTCTTCTCAGGCAACAGCAACTTCTACAAAAACAGCAAGGGCCAACCAGTACAAGCACGACGACGACTACAACTATGTCTCCGCATAAAAAGTACGATTAAACCTGtcgttattttctattatatatttcagttTATACATTCTTATTATCTATTTGAATATCTTAAGACcttgcaaaattttaaatcttatagtttttaaatatcacgaattaaaaaagttcgtagtcttctttaaattattttttaattatcaatctTTTTAGCAAATATAATCCTGGTGTCACCAAAGTAATGAACGCTCCTCGTGAATATTATCCAATGGGTTATGACAAGAACTTCGATGACAATTTTGCCAGTCGTGTAGATCTTCCGGACACAAGCTTTTATTGTGGCGACCAAAAACATTTTCCAGGACTTTATGCTGACGAAGATCTCGGGTGCatggtaaaatatttcttcctcatatattcgaaataatttatgctacattatgatttaaaatattaatattccataaaCAACTCTAGGTATTTCACGTCTGTGCATTAACGGATGATGGTCTGATTATGAAGAGTTTTCTCTGTCCCGAATCAACTTTATTCGATCAATCTATCCTCAAATGCAATTGGTGGTTCTACGTGGATTGCAAAACTTCGAAAAGTTTATATGACAGCAACATTCCAATTAGCAAGAGTTATCAGTTAATGAAAGCACTAGCGTTTTTCTCAGCGTACAAAAACC
The nucleotide sequence above comes from Bombus pyrosoma isolate SC7728 linkage group LG1, ASM1482585v1, whole genome shotgun sequence. Encoded proteins:
- the LOC122568704 gene encoding transcription factor SPT20 homolog isoform X1; the encoded protein is MKIATTLFFFVVVGCTWRETLGTCVFQSDFGFVLNCAFRKSGIFRVRNLGGVKGYVGLGFSVGDELGFSQSLSNVEAAKRRSVQTSRVGSSSHTNLATNRDETRQHTQNTRQVVPPFKPLPAGATRPIAQQPERQKLVVQQNSTVLRTVPAPSLSATQQDLLRQQQLMQQEVKQKQQLKLQQEAFALQVLKQQRLQQQEAMRQQQLQKLQQQQKQQQIAAQQQMLTQQHKRHQQMVPMQVKRDQTPQMLAVAAAMPGKLPNIVAAIPPADSIVEPGLSLKSASSSDGLPPFISMPQSSSQLTDRISNSPTILHDSDNEVSKDDFNQLPLPGDEAASSVNEMTLLSLQAAESNQSQQQNEKRQSLPSSLPSLAPIQGMETSLKALAEASNITLEALEAAILLRQQQLLQKQQGPTSTSTTTTTTMSPHKNKYNPGVTKVMNAPREYYPMGYDKNFDDNFASRVDLPDTSFYCGDQKHFPGLYADEDLGCMVFHVCALTDDGLIMKSFLCPESTLFDQSILKCNWWFYVDCKTSKSLYDSNIPISKSYQLMKALAFFSAYKNHDNSTTSAQENSESSK
- the LOC122568704 gene encoding transcription factor SPT20 homolog isoform X2: MKIATTLFFFVVVGFSVGDELGFSQSLSNVEAAKRRSVQTSRVGSSSHTNLATNRDETRQHTQNTRQVVPPFKPLPAGATRPIAQQPERQKLVVQQNSTVLRTVPAPSLSATQQDLLRQQQLMQQEVKQKQQLKLQQEAFALQVLKQQRLQQQEAMRQQQLQKLQQQQKQQQIAAQQQMLTQQHKRHQQMVPMQVKRDQTPQMLAVAAAMPGKLPNIVAAIPPADSIVEPGLSLKSASSSDGLPPFISMPQSSSQLTDRISNSPTILHDSDNEVSKDDFNQLPLPGDEAASSVNEMTLLSLQAAESNQSQQQNEKRQSLPSSLPSLAPIQGMETSLKALAEASNITLEALEAAILLRQQQLLQKQQGPTSTSTTTTTTMSPHKNKYNPGVTKVMNAPREYYPMGYDKNFDDNFASRVDLPDTSFYCGDQKHFPGLYADEDLGCMVFHVCALTDDGLIMKSFLCPESTLFDQSILKCNWWFYVDCKTSKSLYDSNIPISKSYQLMKALAFFSAYKNHDNSTTSAQENSESSK